One Clarias gariepinus isolate MV-2021 ecotype Netherlands chromosome 18, CGAR_prim_01v2, whole genome shotgun sequence genomic window carries:
- the lig4 gene encoding DNA ligase 4, translating to MDGPPKGERTEETSKSDAKTSVAAQVPFLDLCTVLENIQKAKSRPDKAKCLKHFIDSWRRFHAALHKDKPNTTDSFYPAMRLIVPPFERERMAYGIKESMLAKLYIDVLGLPKSGPEANKLLNYRAPTTSKGGDSGDFALTAYFVLKKRCASQAKSDYLSIKEVNDFLDSVAMNNASKQKDLLRKSLLHLITQSSALEQKWLIRMILKDMKLGISKETVLQVFHPDAPELYNVSTDLDRVCRQLHDPSISLNEVSISLFSAFKPMLAAIANIRQVEKQMGNQPFYLETKLDGERIQLHKDGDVYKYYSRNSFEYTQQFGASPLEGSLTPYIHNVFKSHVVSCILDGEMMAYNPTTETFMQKGSKFDVKRLVEDSDLQTCFCVFDVLLVNDQKFGNEPLKKRYDTLQTVFTPVKGRIQLVQYAEAKTRQEVINALNEAIDDREEGIMVKDPMSIYKPDKRGEGWLKIKPEYVDGLMDELDLLIVGGYWGKGKRSGMLSHFLCAVAETPSPGEKPTVFHTLCRIGSGYTMKELYELGLKLAKHWKVYRKTNPPAGILCGTEKPEVYIEPRNSVIIQVKAAEIVTSDMYKTNCTLRFPRIEKIREDKEWYDCMTLDELSQFRDKASGKLASRHFHLPEDESEKKKRKLASKPKKTIGIVDHFKSQDLSRVTKETDMFEDVEFCVMSGNGTHSKAELEQAVARCGGIVVQNPGKDTYCVIAGVENVRVKNLIGSDQHDIVWASWLLECLDKKQVLPWQPRHMIHMSPSTKEHFAKEYDCYGDSYYVDTDEQQLREVFSRMEPVEGAVSIGSIEQKYAFDDLPTSMFRPYRAYFDKLAEIGDPESLIKGTCLDFRALEFRFHGGTVVRGLEEGISHVVIASKERLLDLRTHRRLFTRKFKIVRETWVTDSIKAGHVLNDSDYLV from the coding sequence ATGGACGGGCCACCCAAAGGCGAGAGAACAGAGGAAACTTCCAAAAGTGACGCTAAAACATCTGTGGCTGCACAAGTGCCATTTCTTGACTTGTGTACTGTTCTCGAGAATATCCAGAAAGCCAAGAGTCGACCAGACAAGGCCAAATGCCTTAAGCATTTCATAGATTCATGGAGAAGGTTTCATGCTGCTCTTCACAAAGATAAACCCAACACTACAGACTCGTTTTACCCAGCCATGCGTCTCATCGTGCCTCCCTTCGAAAGGGAAAGAATGGCCTATGGTATCAAAGAAAGCATGTTAGCCAAACTCTACATCGATGTTTTAGGTCTTCCAAAATCAGGGCCGGAAGCAAATAAACTTCTGAATTACAGAGCCCCTACTACATCCAAAGGAGGAGACTCCGGAGACTTTGCCCTTACAGCTTACTTCGTCCTCAAAAAGAGATGCGCAAGCCAAGCCAAGTCAGATTACCTGAGCATCAAAGAGGTCAATGACTTCCTGGACTCAGTTGCTATGAATAATGCCAGCAAACAGAAAGACCTTTTAAGGAAAAGCCTTTTACACTTGATTACTCAAAGCTCAGCTTTGGAACAGAAGTGGCTTATTCGTATGATCCTGAAAGACATGAAACTTGGGATAAGCAAGGAGACCGTTCTCCAGGTTTTTCACCCAGATGCCCCAGAACTCTACAACGTCTCTACAGACTTGGACAGGGTCTGCAGACAGCTCCATGACCCCTCCATTTCCTTGAATGAGGTGTCCATCAGCTTGTTTTCTGCCTTTAAACCCATGCTGGCGGCTATAGCTAACATCCGCCAAGTGGAAAAACAGATGGGTAACCAGCCCTTCTATCTTGAGACCAAGCTGGATGGCGAACGCATTCAACTTCATAAGGACGGGGACGTATACAAATACTACAGCCGGAACTCGTTTGAATACACTCAACAGTTTGGGGCCTCACCACTAGAGGGCTCCCTTACACCATATATACACAACGTCTTTAAATCTCATGTTGTCAGTTGCATCTTGGATGGAGAGATGATGGCTTATAACCCCACTACAGAGACCTTCATGCAAAAAGGTAGCAAATTTGATGTCAAGAGGTTGGTGGAAGACTCTGATTTACAGACATGCTTTTGTGTGTTTGACGTCCTGCTTGTCAATGACCAGAAGTTTGGAAACGAGCCTCTGAAAAAGCGTTACGACACTCTCCAGACAGTCTTCACACCCGTCAAAGGCCGGATCCAGCTGGTACAGTACGCTGAAGCCAAAACCAGGCAGGAAGTGATAAACGCCCTCAACGAAGCTATTGACGACCGCGAAGAAGGCATCATGGTCAAAGACCCGATGTCCATCTACAAGCCAGATAAACGTGGTGAAGGTTGGCTGAAGATCAAACCTGAATATGTTGACGGCCTGATGGATGAACTGGATTTGCTAATAGTGGGAGGCTATTGGGGAAAAGGCAAACGGAGTGGAATGTTGTCCCATTTTCTCTGTGCCGTTGCTGAAACTCCAAGTCCTGGAGAGAAGCCAACAGTTTTTCACACGCTCTGTCGAATTGGATCAGGCTACACCATGAAGGAGCTCTATGAGCTTGGCCTGAAACTGGCCAAACACTGGAAAGTTTATCGCAAGACTAACCCTCCTGCAGGCATTTTGTGTGGAACAGAAAAGCCAGAGGTTTATATTGAGCCGAGAAACTCGGTCATCATACAAGTCAAAGCGGCGGAGATTGTTACCAGTGACATGTACAAAACCAACTGCACACTACGATTCCCCAGGATTGAGAAGATCCGAGAGGACAAAGAATGGTATGACTGCATGACCTTAGACGAGCTGAGTCAGTTCCGTGACAAGGCCTCAGGAAAGCTGGCATCCAGGCACTTTCACCTCCCGGAAGACGAGTCTGAGAAAAAGAAACGCAAACTTGCATCCAAGCCCAAAAAGACCATCGGCATCGTTGACCACTTTAAATCACAAGACTTGTCTAGAGTCACCAAAGAGACTGACATGTTTGAAGATGTGGAGTTCTGTGTAATGAGCGGAAACGGCACGCATTCCAAGGCCGAGCTCGAACAGGCCGTGGCACGCTGCGGAGGCATTGTAGTCCAGAACCCTGGGAAGGACACGTACTGTGTGATCGCAGGCGTTGAGAATGTGCGGGTGAAGAACCTCATCGGTTCAGACCAGCATGACATAGTATGGGCTTCCTGGCTCCTGGAATGTCTGGACAAAAAGCAAGTGCTACCGTGGCAACCGCGACACATGATCCACATGTCCCCCTCCACAAAAGAACACTTTGCTAAAGAGTATGATTGCTATGGAGACAGTTACTACGTTGACACAGATGAGCAGCAGCTCAGGGAGGTCTTTAGCAGGATGGAGCCTGTTGAAGGCGCAGTATCCATAGGGTCGATCGAGCAGAAGTACGCCTTCGATGACTTGCCCACTAGCATGTTCAGACCTTACCGTGCCTACTTTGATAAACTCGCTGAGATCGGAGATCCAGAGAGTCTTATAAAGGGTACTTGCCTGGACTTTCGGGCTCTGGAGTTTCGCTTTCACGGTGGCACTGTGGTAAGGGGACTAGAAGAAGGCATCTCACATGTGGTCATCGCGAGTAAAGAAAGATTGTTGGACCTGAGGACACACAGACGTCTCTTTACTAGAAAATTTAAGATCGTCCGAGAAACATGGGTGACTGATTCTATTAAGGCAGGACATGTACTTAATGACAGCGATTACCTGGTGTGA